One window of the Arthrobacter sp. zg-Y919 genome contains the following:
- a CDS encoding HAD-IIA family hydrolase, translating to MTTNPSLVSGYDAVFSDLDGVVYAGPHAIPGAVEALDRLADVSVQLAYVTNNASRSSETVAAHLRELGAPATAENVFGSAQAGAELLASKVPAGAKVLVTGSATLAAAVEAQGLVRVYSADDAPDAVIQGFDPSLGWADLAEAAFAVGRGAVWVATNTDLSIPQARGIAPGNGTLVAAVGAATGRVPFVAGKPEAPLFTTAARHLDVHRPLVVGDRLDTDILGGTNAGFDTALVLTGVDTPLTALAARKPERPVYLIENLAALFEPYPVPVPEAGKYRCGQALAWVEDTVVVIAGDSSDLDSWRAGCAAWWAARPDAAAALTPEIRWTVTGRS from the coding sequence TTGACGACTAACCCTTCACTGGTCTCCGGCTACGACGCGGTCTTTTCCGACCTGGACGGCGTGGTCTACGCCGGACCGCACGCGATACCGGGGGCCGTGGAGGCGCTGGACCGGCTGGCCGATGTATCGGTCCAGCTGGCCTACGTCACCAACAACGCCTCACGCTCTTCGGAGACGGTTGCGGCACACCTGCGCGAACTCGGAGCACCCGCCACGGCGGAAAATGTCTTCGGGTCCGCGCAGGCGGGGGCGGAACTGCTGGCTTCCAAGGTTCCCGCGGGGGCCAAGGTGCTGGTGACCGGCAGCGCAACCCTGGCTGCCGCCGTCGAGGCCCAGGGACTGGTGCGGGTCTACTCGGCGGATGACGCGCCCGACGCCGTCATCCAGGGCTTCGACCCATCCCTGGGATGGGCCGATCTGGCCGAAGCCGCATTCGCCGTCGGACGCGGAGCCGTGTGGGTGGCCACCAACACGGACCTGTCCATCCCGCAGGCCCGCGGCATCGCGCCCGGCAACGGCACGCTGGTGGCTGCAGTCGGCGCAGCCACGGGCCGGGTTCCCTTCGTCGCAGGCAAGCCGGAGGCGCCACTGTTTACGACGGCGGCACGGCACCTCGACGTCCACCGTCCGCTTGTGGTGGGGGACCGGCTGGACACCGACATCCTGGGCGGAACCAACGCCGGCTTTGACACCGCACTGGTGCTCACCGGCGTCGACACTCCGTTGACTGCACTGGCGGCGCGGAAACCGGAGCGGCCGGTCTACCTCATCGAGAACCTGGCGGCGCTTTTCGAACCGTATCCGGTGCCCGTTCCCGAGGCTGGAAAATACCGCTGCGGCCAGGCACTGGCCTGGGTGGAGGACACCGTCGTCGTGATAGCCGGGGATTCCTCGGACCTGGACAGCTGGCGTGCCGGCTGTGCCGCATGGTGGGCAGCCCGGCCGGACGCCGCAGCGGCGCTTACCCCGGAGATCCGCTGGACTGTCACCGGCCGCAGCTAG
- a CDS encoding TlyA family RNA methyltransferase, producing the protein MPRLDQELVTRGLARSRTQAAKLIAAGRVLRAGKPAAKPSAPVDAGERLEVLDDGLPDYVSRAGHKLAGALAAFPAVNPVGLRCLDAGASTGGFTDVLLRAGATHVAAVDVGHGQLVEALRRDPRVSVYEGMNVRYLDPEDIGGTVDLTVADLSFISLTKVVGPLAAATRPGGSLLLMVKPQFEVGREKLDRTGVVTDPARHRSAVASVATAAMAAGLEIGGIAPSPLPGQNGNVEFFMWLQVPGPVPGRPAETGHGEGTPAEDAAARLVDEAFAGFADRLPAVED; encoded by the coding sequence ATGCCACGACTCGACCAGGAACTCGTCACGCGCGGGCTGGCACGCTCGCGCACCCAGGCAGCAAAGCTGATCGCCGCAGGACGGGTCCTGCGCGCCGGAAAGCCCGCCGCCAAGCCCTCGGCTCCGGTGGACGCCGGCGAACGGCTGGAAGTGCTCGACGACGGTCTGCCCGACTACGTCAGCCGCGCCGGCCACAAACTCGCCGGTGCCCTCGCGGCGTTCCCCGCCGTTAACCCGGTCGGACTGCGCTGCCTGGACGCCGGGGCCTCCACCGGAGGGTTCACCGACGTCCTGCTCCGCGCTGGTGCCACGCATGTCGCCGCCGTCGACGTCGGGCACGGACAACTCGTGGAAGCGCTTCGGCGGGATCCCAGGGTCAGCGTCTACGAGGGGATGAACGTCCGTTACCTGGACCCGGAGGACATAGGTGGCACCGTCGATCTCACGGTCGCGGATCTTTCATTCATCTCCCTGACCAAGGTGGTGGGACCGCTGGCTGCTGCCACCCGCCCGGGCGGCAGCCTCCTGCTCATGGTGAAACCCCAGTTCGAGGTGGGCCGTGAGAAGCTGGACCGGACCGGAGTGGTTACCGATCCGGCCCGGCACCGGTCTGCCGTGGCCTCGGTGGCGACGGCCGCCATGGCTGCCGGCCTGGAGATCGGCGGCATTGCCCCGAGCCCGCTTCCCGGCCAGAACGGCAACGTGGAGTTCTTTATGTGGCTGCAGGTCCCCGGCCCCGTACCCGGAAGGCCTGCGGAAACGGGGCACGGTGAGGGAACTCCGGCCGAAGACGCCGCCGCCAGGCTGGTGGATGAAGCGTTCGCCGGGTTTGCGGACCGGTTGCCGGCGGTAGAAGACTGA